DNA from Pseudomonadota bacterium:
AAGTCCCGTTTTTGTATGGCCGGAATTCGCCGCCTGGAAACCAGCTGAGGTGGGCGTAGTAACCGCTGAAACCCGGATCGCCGATGCCCGCTGCCACCTGGTCCACGTCGACCGAGATGAATTCCGCCTGGGCCGACAAGCCGCCCCAACGGGCCGCCAGCTCGATGCCCAGGCTGGTCGATGAGCTGGCCTGGGTGATCGTGGTGTCAACCAGGCGCGCGCCGGCGACATGCGACTCGGGACGTACCCGGTATCGAAAGGTGTCGTCTTCGGTGCTCGGGGGTTCCAGCCACATAGCGGCCAGGCCGACATGATACAAAGTCGAATCGGTCTGGGTGTTCCAGGCCCCCCGGCTGGCAAAACCGATCCCCTGGTCGCCATTGATACTCTGGTTGGCTTCCTTCCCGAACAACATGGCTGACAGCGTCCAGTGCGGTATCGTGCGGTCCCAGCCGATCCCGATGCGTCTGCCCGGGGCAAAACCTGTCGGCGCCATCGCCCGTTCCATAAAAGGGATTAAATTGCTGCTGGTCAGCACGGCCAGGCTGAACGGCGGTCTTTTGTTGCCGATGGTCAACGACCCCCAGTCCGCCGAATACTTTATCCAGGCATCCTTTATGTCTGAGTTACTGGCGAAATCGTACTCAGCCTTGTAGCTCCATTTCTCATCGATTTCGCCACTGACACCGAGACGAGCCCGACGCAATTCGGTACCGCTGTCCAACGCGGTGACATCTTCGTCGAAGATCGCTGCATCGACATGGACTCTGCCGAAAGCACTGACGGTCATTTCCCCTGCATGGCCGGCAACGGAAAACGCGCATAACATGACGATCCCGAACCATCTCGGGAAGCAAAACCCTTTGTTCACTCATTTATCCTCAAAAGACAGTTCGTCTCGAACCGCGTTTCGGATGCGGAATGGGCGGCATTTTCTCCCAATACCGCAACAATTGCATCAGTATTTTCCGCAACCGGCAGCTTACCGAGTACTCGGGCGCAAGTTGTTAAAGGTCCCTGCCGCACCCAGAAAAAGGAGGGAAATCAATACCCATGCGGGCATGCTCAGGCCAGCAAAGCTCCAGTCCACGACCGCGCATTCGCCCGATCCTTCAAAGATCATCGACAAAGCCTGGGTTAACGGAAAGGCATCAAGAATGTATTCCAGGCCGGGGCCGCAGACAGGCACCTGATCGGGTGGCAGACTTTGCAGCCACAGGTGTCTGCTCGCCACCCCAATACCACTCCCCGCAACCACTACGATCATCGCGGCATAAATTCTTTTTCCCAGGCGGCCAGGGTCATGGATTGCCGCGGCAAGAAAAACCAGGCCAACGCCGATCACCGCGAAGCGCTGGAAAGCGCACAGCGGACAAGGATTCAGGCCATCGACATACTGGCTGTAAAGGGCAAAAGCCATCATCGATAGGCAGGCTGAAAACCCCACCAGGTTTAGCAATCTCTGACTCACCGACATTCTCCAGTCAACCGGTAACCTTGTCGCGCAAATAAACCGGCAAGGCCTGCTCGGGTCTTAGCGGCTCCTGATGCCCAACCAGGGCAACCGCCAGCAGCGCTATTTCCGCGGCCCGCGGCAGGCAATCGGCATCTTCGCCGGCCAGTTTTTTGCGTACCGCGCCAAGCTCGGCGACATAGGCCGAAAAACCATTCCCCGCACCATACCAGTCAGCTTCCTCGGGTACCTTGACATCCGCCGGAAGGTTGACCGATTCCTGCCCCACCAACTCGACCAGGTCCTGCTCAGCAGAAACCCGGTAGCTAGCCTGATAGACCTCTTGCATCCTTGCATCGGTCAACACCAGCACTTTGTCCCAACCATGTTTTTTGCCTGCTTGCAGTGCCAGCGCTGCCAGGTCGGATACGCCAAACACCGGGATATCCTGACTCAGCGCAAGGCCCTGTACCACGCCGGCCGCAATACGAACGCCGGTAAACCCACCCGGCCCACGACCGAAGGCCAGGTAGTCCAGCTGTTTTAGCTGGACGCCGGAGGCAGACAACAACTCGTCGATCATCGGCAGGATCAGCTCGTTGTGGCGGCGTGGCGCAACGACATAACGATCGGTGATTTCCCCATCCAGCAGCAAAGCCGCCGAACAGGCTTCGGTCGCTGTATCGAGCGCAAGAATTTTCACGATCCGGCTTCTCCTTCTGCCAGCAAATTAATGGCTCGTTCGATATCCTCGGTCACCGGCATATCGGGCAGACTTTTCAGGAACAGTTTACCGTATGGCTTGCTTTGCAATCGCGGATCCCCGAGCACCACGACGCCGGTGTCGGTTTCCGAGCGTATCAACCGGCCGACGCCTTGCTTGAGTGCGAGTACGGCCTGCGGTAATTGATGCTCGAAAAAAGCGTTGCCGCCCGCTTCGGTGATTGCCGCGATGCGTGCCCGCGTCAGCGGATCGTCCGGTGAGGCAAACGGCAGCTTGTCGATTAGCACCAGGCCGAGCGCCGGCCCGCGCACATCGACGCCTTCCCAGAAACTGGCCGCACCCAGCAACATCGCGTTGCCCTGGCGTCTGAATTCCTGCAGCAGCAGGTTACGCGGCATCTGGCCCTGGACGAGTACCGCCCGCTCAGGATTTTCTCCCCAGCGCTCCTCGAGCAACGCTGCCACCTCGCGTAATGCGCGGTGGCTGGTAAACAGGAAAAAGACCCCGCCGCGGCAAGCATCGATCAGCGGCAGACACTCCTCCAGCAATAACCTCGTAAACTGTGGATCAGCAGGAACTGGCAGGTCTTTTGGCATAAAAATCAGAGTATTGTGCTGATAATCGAAAGGACTTTCCAATTTCAGGTCGCTGGCCTCTTCGAGCCCCAGCCGACCCTTGAGATGAGAAAAATCGTCACCGACGGCCAGCGTCGCCGAGGTGAAAATCCAGCCGCAATCGAGGCTGTTTACGAAGCGCCCGAGGCTCTCCGACACATCGTACGGGGTCAGGTTCAGGCTAAATCCACGCGCCGTGGTTTCCAGCCAGCGGATGCCTTTTTGATCGCTTTTGCGGATCGTCTCGATGCGTTCCAGCGAGACGACCAGCCGCTGATAGCACTGCGCCAGCCCCGGTGTTTTTTCCGCTATTTCATCCAGCTTCGCAATCAACTCGCCGAGCCTGTCATCGAGCCTGCCCAGTGCCAGTTCGCTTTCGGTATCCAGGTTTTCGTAATCGCTGCGTCCTTTTTGCAAAGTCAGGCGAAGATCGGCGAGCCGCGCAGGCAGGCCGTCGAGCAAGGATTCGGTTTCAGCATCGTGAATCGCCGCCGCCAGTAATTCGGCGCGGGTATCGCGGGCGATATTTTCCAGTTGCCTGCTGCTGACGCTGAGCCCGAAAAACTGGCCGGCTATTTTTGGCAACTGGTGCGCTTCATCGACGACCACCGCATCGACACCCGGCAACAATTCACCGAAGCCTTCTTCTTTCAACACCATGTCGGCCAGCAACAAGTGGTGATTGACGATAACGATATCCGCGTCCATCGCCTCGCGTCTGGCCCTGGCCACGCAACAACCGGAATACACCGGGCACTCCTGGCCCAGGCAGTTCTCGCTGGTCGAGGTTACCTGCGGCCAGACCGGCGATTGCTCCGGCAAGCCGGACAATTCGGCAATGTCTCCGCTTTGGGTACTCAGCGCCCAGGCCCTGATTTGCTGCAAGTGGCGCCCCGGCCTGCCCCGCATGTCCTCCGCCAGGGACAAGCGGTGATGGCACAGGTAGTTGGCTCTTCCTTTGAGGATCGCCACTTTGACCGGCCGGCCGAGCGCGCGCGACAGTTCGGGCATGTCCTTGTCGAAAAGCTGGTCCTGCAGATTGCGCGTGCCGGTCGAAATAACGATGCGGATACCGGACAGCAGTGCGGGCACCAGGTAAGCGAAAGTCTTGCCGGTACCGGTGCCGGCTTCGACCAGCAGCCGTCCGCAGGAAGCCAGCGCAGCGCTGACCGCCATCGCCATTTCCTGTTGCGCCGGGCGCGGCGTGTAGCCTTCTATGGCATTCGACAACGGGCCATCGGCGGCAAAAATGTCGCTAAGATCCTGCATAAGTTTCTATGCGCATTCAAGCATCGCCTGTGAATCTGAACCAGTGGAATTTCCCAGCGATATATCTGCTTACAAATACTCGCGGATTGAATGATGCGGATTGACTGCTATTAGCGCAAGCCGGTAGCGCTTTGTTTTAACCCTCGTTTCAGCCAGTCTTTCAGCGAATCCTGGTCGAGCTTGATGCGGAACTTGAGGTACGGCCCCTGCGCCGTGTAACGGGCTTCGGTGAAATCTGCGTCGTGGAAACCGATGATGTTGTAGCCGATGCTGAGCCAGGCGTTCTTCATCACCATGTGACCGATATCCGCGCCGAGGCCATATTTCACGACCTTCGACTTCCATGTATGCAGGACACTGGCATGCAGGCCCCAGTCCCATTGCGGGTCAATGTCCCGGCGCATGCCGATGCCAAGCAGATCGGTAAAGCCGGTGTAACCGGTATCCGAATAATTACTGCGCACGTATTTTGCGGCGTACTGGAACGAGAACTGGACATCCAATGCCGGCTTCCAGTTGGCATTGAAATTGTTGACGACTTTCCAGCTACGCTGGTCGATGCTGCCCAGGTGCTGTTCCTCGTAAATCAGATCGAGCCGGTCAAATATGATCCAGCGGCTCAAGTCGGGCCGGTAAGCCCAGTTCAGCCGCAGATCACTGGTCGTCGTGCGCCCGCCGGCGGTCGGTTTGTCGCTGAACAAATGCAGACCGACCGAGAAACCATGACCCGCGATTTCTTCCCGGTACAAGCCGCCGAGAATGCCGAACCGTTCGCCGCTGTCGGCGTTACGATATTCAACCCGTCCGGTCGCCGACCAGACTTCCGCCCGGTAGGTCGCGCCGGCCCAGGTCGCGACGAAGTCGTCATTGCTGCCGGAAGCCAGCGGGAAATCGCTTTGCAGCGGCTGCACGCTCGCGCCGGCGATGGTGTTGGCATGGTCAACGCCGAAATCCAGCAACAGCTTTTCGGTCAGTTGCACGCCCTGGGTCAGTCCCAGCGTCGCGAAAGTGCGCGGCCCGTACTCGCTCGACTGCTGGTTGAGCGTGCTGCTGAATTCAGCCTGGTTCCACGGCTTGGCCCTGATCCCGACGCGCGTCATGTCGGTTTCGATATCCGCACCTTTGGTAGTCTCATATTCGGTGAACACCGTGATGCTGTCGCGCAGCTTGAAATCGACGCCCAGCGTCTTGCGCTGCGGGAAATCGGCATTGGCGTCGTTATCAGAGAGGACGATTTCGGTCGAGCCGCGCAAGGTCACCCGCCGGTCCAGCACATCGATCGACCCGCCCAGGTAAAGCTGCTGCGAGTCCTGGGTGTTGCCGAGGGCGTCCTTGTCGGACGCGTCGATAAAGCCAATCGTCGCGCTCCGGTTGCTTTGCCGATAAGTCAGTTCGGTCAGAATCGCGTCCCGGGTAACGCCGGACTGCAGGTTTTTCTGGCGGAACACATCGGCGGTCAGATCGAGATGCTCGTTGAGCTTGTAACGGCCGTCGAAACCGGTTTTCCGGGTGCCGCTTTCGCTGGCAAGCTGATGGCCCAGGCCGAATCCACTTTCCTGTTGGCGGAAATACGCGCGACCGGTAAGACCTGCGCTCTGGTGGCTCAACTCAGCCAGGTAAGCGTCGCCACCGACATCGATACCCGCACGGGTTCCATCGCTGCGCGCGACCTCCAGCTTCAGTTGGGTCGCTTCACCCATCTGCCAGCGCAGATCGACGGCGCCGAGGTCGCCTTCGTTACCACTGTCGCCCTGGTGAATATAACTGGCGCCGATTTCGATCAGGCCATCCGCCGAGCGCAGTGATGCGCGCCCACCGCCGCTGGTGTCTGTACCATTTGCGTTGCGGCTTTCGTACTCGACGATGATGAATAACGGGTTAAAGAGTTCGTCTCGGCTCGGTACCGGTTTCTTGAAGTAGACCGTACCCGCCAGGTAGTCGATGTTGTAATCGAGATAGCGGGTCAGCGTTTTCGTGCTGATGATCTGTTCGCTGCGGAAACGATCGCGCACCACCAGCCTGATTTGTTCGCTGTTGAGCACGATGTCTGCCGCGCTGAGCCGGTACAGGCCCGAGGTCCCGTTACCCTGGATCTCGTCTTTGACAAAAATCTGATCGGTCCGCGCGGCAAACGCGCTGTAGGCGAGCGTGCGCCCGCGATACTCGGAGCGAACACCATTGAGACGGCGGTTGTAACGCGCCAGCTCGGTGACCGTCAGAGCGGTTTCGTAATCGCCGAACAAGGCATAGAACTGGTTTCTTTCCAGCTTGAGGTAGAGTTTTTCCTGGCTGGATGCTTCGTAGCCTTGCTCGGTGCTATCGCCGTACAGGGTATAGAACTGCCGCGGGTCGATGGTGCCGAACAATTTCCGGCGGGCTTCGTCTTTATCTTTTGCCGTGTCATAAGCCATCGTCAGCAGGTATTCACCCTTGATGCGGCCCTTGGCAAAGAATGCGATGCGGCCATCCTCATAGAAATCGTCTTCAATCCCGCTCAGGTCAGCGAGTTGTGCGTTGTCCTTGATGTCGTTGTAGCCCAGCGTGGTTTCGGCAAGACCGACCAGGATCCAGTCACGGATTTCCGGTTTGAGCCAGACGCGGATCTCTTGTTCGCGCTGGTCGGCGAATTTGAAATGCAACACCGCCTCACCGGAAACCGTCGTCGGCTCCAGTTCGATTAGCGCGACACCATCGTCGCCAACCGTGTAAACCGGCTCCCGCTCGCCGATGGCAACCAGCGGGTTTTCTTTGAGCGATTCCACTTCCCACCATGACCGGCGCGGCGGATTGACATAGAAATTTCCGATCGTGCGCGGTCGCGCGGGCTCGCCCCAGCGATCGTACATCTGTATGGCAATAACCGGGCGGGTCCGGCCATCGGCGATCAGCACCGATGCCTCGACCCGAACCTCGGCCCGCTGCGGCCCACCGGCGTAATGGATCTTGCGAGTCAGGCGTTTGACCTCATTGCCATTCTTATCACGGAACACAGCATCGAGTTCATTGCTGCCGTCGATCAGGTTGATACCGCGCCAACGACTCAGGCTCACCGATTTGCTTGCCGTCGTCCGCGTGCCTTCAAAACTCAGAGCACTGATTTGCAAGCCGTTGACGAACAGTTCGACGGTCTGCTGCGGGTCGTGTTTGACCGCAACCTTGAGGCTGGGGATCGGCGGCCGGTAGCCATCCTTCGGCCAGACCCAGCCGATGCCCGGCGCCAAGCTGTCAAGCAGTGCCGGGTCGTCGTATAGCGCATCGGGATCGGGCAACGACTCCTGCTTCCGCTGCTCGCCAGTCAGATACTCTTCGCGCGACGACCGCTGGACGGTGTCCACAGCCAGGATACCGCTGCTGGCCTGGGTCACCTGCGCTTTTTCCGGGCTCAGCATTCTTTCACCCCAGACATGCAATTCGACCCGCCGGTTAACGCGTCTGTCCTCTGCGGTTCTTTCCACGACCAACGGCTGATCGGCGCCTTTGCCTTCGACGCTGATCTGATCCGGGGAAAGGCCCAGCTGGGCCGCAATGTAATCCGCGACGCTTCTCGCCCTCGCTTCTGAAAGCGCGTAATTGTCAGCGAACAAAAAACGGCTGCGCGCGGCAATTCTTGTATTGTCCGTGTGGCCAACGGAGCGCAGGTGGAGATTGGTCAAACCCTCCCAGTCGGCTACGACAATGTCGAGTTCAGCCTCGTCCTGCTCGCTCAAGATCGTTTCCAGTGTCGGAAAATGCGGAGTAAATATATAGTCAAACCGGTCCACTGAGGCTGGCGACAGTTGCAACCGGTTTTCTGCAACCGGCGTGCGTAATTTCTTTTCGAGCGGCGAGTCAAAATTGATCAACGCCTTGCTGATCAGTTCACCATCCAACTCGGGTCCGATCGCGGCGCGGAAACGGATCTCCTGCTGCCAGTCCTTGCCGTCGGGCAATGGGAAATTGAGCATGCGACCACTTTGCGCGTAATCGCTGACCGGCTGGCCGTCTATGCGGGCGGTCCCGGACACATAAGTGAGGCCTTCGGGCAACAGCACTATCACCCGGACATTGGTCACCGGCACATCGGTGACAGTCGCGCTCAGCCGGTAATCGACCTGGCGTTTTTGCGATAGCAATCGGCTGTCCATGCTGACGCTGACCTGTCCTTTCGCCGGTTCGAGTTCGCGCAGATAAAAATCGGCGCGCCACAACGAGCCTGGCTGCAACTCGACGAACTGCGTCGATTTGCTGCCGGCGAATCGAGTGTTGTCCTCACAGGCAATCAGTTCGACGTATGGCGGTATCGTGACGGTGTCAACCTGCACGACATGCGTGCCGGGTTTCAGTCCTTCGAAGTGGTAACGGCCATTCTCATCGGTGACCACGTAACGCCCGTCTTCCAGGTATATACGCACACCGCCGATGCCGGTTTCCTCATCACCGGAATCGTTCTTGCAACTTCCAAGCAGGACTCGGCCGGCCAGTAAACTCTCACTGCCAAGCAGATCTTCGGCGATGTTCACGACCGCGGTGGCGGCATTGGACAGCAGGCCACCGTTGGTAGACGCCTGTGCCTGGTTGATCGCCTTGCCAAGTGGGGCCCCGGCCGCGACTTCGACGACATAGGCGATAGCGACGCTGCCAGCCGCCGGCAGCACGCCGATATCGATGGTCATCTGGCGTCCATCGGGACCGATCAGCGGGTCGGCGGCGGCGATGCCATCGATGGTCAGCGAGCCCGCCTGGTATTTGAAACCGACCGGCAGCTGATCGGTGATCACGGTGCCCGTCAGGTTCCCAAGCGCCGAGGTATTTTCCAGCACCAACTGGTACTGCACAAAATCACCGATCGCGGCAACGCCGTTGCCGGTGGTTTTCTGCAGGAACAGCTCGGTGCTTAGCAGGTCCAGTGGCAGATCCACTGCGAAGCCTGGCTCCGGCCCGCTGGCGAGCACGTTGCCAAACGAACCCGGACCCAGCGCGTACGGTGCGCCCGGCAGTAATTGCAATTCGGCGATCGTCCGTGTCGAGGGCGCGACAAACCCCGCCGACGGTATCACCTGAATCCGGTAATTCCCCGGCGGCACGACCGGGAAGCGGTATTCACCGCTGGCGAAATTGTAACTGGTGCCGCCGCTGTCGGTGACGGTACCGCCTGAAAGAACAGTCGACGGAAAAATACTGATGCCATCGTCGCCAAACACTTGTGCTGGCAAGCCGCTGGCATCGTCCAGCAGCGTAATGCTGGCGCCGTCGATCGGCTGGCCGAGCTGCGAATCAAACACGCGACTGTATGGATCGACCCTGACGTTGTCGCCAGACTGGTCGCTGGCGTCCGCCGGATCGACATAGTCGGCAGAGACCTGGCCGCCGGCCGATAACTGGAGCACACAATCTCCCGGCACTGGATTTCCGGACGCGCTCTGCAGATAACCCGCGAATACACCGCTGTCCACCGCGGTTTCGGTCAGCAGAATCTCTTCATTGTCACCAGCCGGAGAACCCTGCAAGATCACGCTCACCGTTTCCCGCACCAACGGGTCCAGGTTTTGATCCGCATCGGCGACCCGCACAAACACCGCTTCGCCGACGTGATACGAAAGACTGTCCACGACGGTTTGCGGCTGGTTCGGGTCGATGCTGATGCCACCGGTCAGCAACGGATCCGGCAACGCAACGAAGCCGGTACCCGATAAGTTACAAGACG
Protein-coding regions in this window:
- a CDS encoding porin translates to MNKGFCFPRWFGIVMLCAFSVAGHAGEMTVSAFGRVHVDAAIFDEDVTALDSGTELRRARLGVSGEIDEKWSYKAEYDFASNSDIKDAWIKYSADWGSLTIGNKRPPFSLAVLTSSNLIPFMERAMAPTGFAPGRRIGIGWDRTIPHWTLSAMLFGKEANQSINGDQGIGFASRGAWNTQTDSTLYHVGLAAMWLEPPSTEDDTFRYRVRPESHVAGARLVDTTITQASSSTSLGIELAARWGGLSAQAEFISVDVDQVAAGIGDPGFSGYYAHLSWFPGGEFRPYKNGTFGRAKATRAWEFGIRFSSIDLDDGVFNGGEEKNITLGVNYYVNPQLRFMANYVRADIENGINGDETPNIFQLRISLDFE
- a CDS encoding disulfide bond formation protein B, which codes for MSVSQRLLNLVGFSACLSMMAFALYSQYVDGLNPCPLCAFQRFAVIGVGLVFLAAAIHDPGRLGKRIYAAMIVVVAGSGIGVASRHLWLQSLPPDQVPVCGPGLEYILDAFPLTQALSMIFEGSGECAVVDWSFAGLSMPAWVLISLLFLGAAGTFNNLRPSTR
- the tsaB gene encoding tRNA (adenosine(37)-N6)-threonylcarbamoyltransferase complex dimerization subunit type 1 TsaB; protein product: MVKILALDTATEACSAALLLDGEITDRYVVAPRRHNELILPMIDELLSASGVQLKQLDYLAFGRGPGGFTGVRIAAGVVQGLALSQDIPVFGVSDLAALALQAGKKHGWDKVLVLTDARMQEVYQASYRVSAEQDLVELVGQESVNLPADVKVPEEADWYGAGNGFSAYVAELGAVRKKLAGEDADCLPRAAEIALLAVALVGHQEPLRPEQALPVYLRDKVTG
- a CDS encoding ATP-dependent DNA helicase; translation: MQDLSDIFAADGPLSNAIEGYTPRPAQQEMAMAVSAALASCGRLLVEAGTGTGKTFAYLVPALLSGIRIVISTGTRNLQDQLFDKDMPELSRALGRPVKVAILKGRANYLCHHRLSLAEDMRGRPGRHLQQIRAWALSTQSGDIAELSGLPEQSPVWPQVTSTSENCLGQECPVYSGCCVARARREAMDADIVIVNHHLLLADMVLKEEGFGELLPGVDAVVVDEAHQLPKIAGQFFGLSVSSRQLENIARDTRAELLAAAIHDAETESLLDGLPARLADLRLTLQKGRSDYENLDTESELALGRLDDRLGELIAKLDEIAEKTPGLAQCYQRLVVSLERIETIRKSDQKGIRWLETTARGFSLNLTPYDVSESLGRFVNSLDCGWIFTSATLAVGDDFSHLKGRLGLEEASDLKLESPFDYQHNTLIFMPKDLPVPADPQFTRLLLEECLPLIDACRGGVFFLFTSHRALREVAALLEERWGENPERAVLVQGQMPRNLLLQEFRRQGNAMLLGAASFWEGVDVRGPALGLVLIDKLPFASPDDPLTRARIAAITEAGGNAFFEHQLPQAVLALKQGVGRLIRSETDTGVVVLGDPRLQSKPYGKLFLKSLPDMPVTEDIERAINLLAEGEAGS
- a CDS encoding OmpA family protein; its protein translation is MAQTPPGTIIPNLATLDYQAPSGLPETVISNLVEIVTVVPRTASILDLTRVLPGAPGLVEAIGPASCNLSGTGFVALPDPLLTGGISIDPNQPQTVVDSLSYHVGEAVFVRVADADQNLDPLVRETVSVILQGSPAGDNEEILLTETAVDSGVFAGYLQSASGNPVPGDCVLQLSAGGQVSADYVDPADASDQSGDNVRVDPYSRVFDSQLGQPIDGASITLLDDASGLPAQVFGDDGISIFPSTVLSGGTVTDSGGTSYNFASGEYRFPVVPPGNYRIQVIPSAGFVAPSTRTIAELQLLPGAPYALGPGSFGNVLASGPEPGFAVDLPLDLLSTELFLQKTTGNGVAAIGDFVQYQLVLENTSALGNLTGTVITDQLPVGFKYQAGSLTIDGIAAADPLIGPDGRQMTIDIGVLPAAGSVAIAYVVEVAAGAPLGKAINQAQASTNGGLLSNAATAVVNIAEDLLGSESLLAGRVLLGSCKNDSGDEETGIGGVRIYLEDGRYVVTDENGRYHFEGLKPGTHVVQVDTVTIPPYVELIACEDNTRFAGSKSTQFVELQPGSLWRADFYLRELEPAKGQVSVSMDSRLLSQKRQVDYRLSATVTDVPVTNVRVIVLLPEGLTYVSGTARIDGQPVSDYAQSGRMLNFPLPDGKDWQQEIRFRAAIGPELDGELISKALINFDSPLEKKLRTPVAENRLQLSPASVDRFDYIFTPHFPTLETILSEQDEAELDIVVADWEGLTNLHLRSVGHTDNTRIAARSRFLFADNYALSEARARSVADYIAAQLGLSPDQISVEGKGADQPLVVERTAEDRRVNRRVELHVWGERMLSPEKAQVTQASSGILAVDTVQRSSREEYLTGEQRKQESLPDPDALYDDPALLDSLAPGIGWVWPKDGYRPPIPSLKVAVKHDPQQTVELFVNGLQISALSFEGTRTTASKSVSLSRWRGINLIDGSNELDAVFRDKNGNEVKRLTRKIHYAGGPQRAEVRVEASVLIADGRTRPVIAIQMYDRWGEPARPRTIGNFYVNPPRRSWWEVESLKENPLVAIGEREPVYTVGDDGVALIELEPTTVSGEAVLHFKFADQREQEIRVWLKPEIRDWILVGLAETTLGYNDIKDNAQLADLSGIEDDFYEDGRIAFFAKGRIKGEYLLTMAYDTAKDKDEARRKLFGTIDPRQFYTLYGDSTEQGYEASSQEKLYLKLERNQFYALFGDYETALTVTELARYNRRLNGVRSEYRGRTLAYSAFAARTDQIFVKDEIQGNGTSGLYRLSAADIVLNSEQIRLVVRDRFRSEQIISTKTLTRYLDYNIDYLAGTVYFKKPVPSRDELFNPLFIIVEYESRNANGTDTSGGGRASLRSADGLIEIGASYIHQGDSGNEGDLGAVDLRWQMGEATQLKLEVARSDGTRAGIDVGGDAYLAELSHQSAGLTGRAYFRQQESGFGLGHQLASESGTRKTGFDGRYKLNEHLDLTADVFRQKNLQSGVTRDAILTELTYRQSNRSATIGFIDASDKDALGNTQDSQQLYLGGSIDVLDRRVTLRGSTEIVLSDNDANADFPQRKTLGVDFKLRDSITVFTEYETTKGADIETDMTRVGIRAKPWNQAEFSSTLNQQSSEYGPRTFATLGLTQGVQLTEKLLLDFGVDHANTIAGASVQPLQSDFPLASGSNDDFVATWAGATYRAEVWSATGRVEYRNADSGERFGILGGLYREEIAGHGFSVGLHLFSDKPTAGGRTTTSDLRLNWAYRPDLSRWIIFDRLDLIYEEQHLGSIDQRSWKVVNNFNANWKPALDVQFSFQYAAKYVRSNYSDTGYTGFTDLLGIGMRRDIDPQWDWGLHASVLHTWKSKVVKYGLGADIGHMVMKNAWLSIGYNIIGFHDADFTEARYTAQGPYLKFRIKLDQDSLKDWLKRGLKQSATGLR